The sequence GCGCATTGCGGGCACGGTCGCCGCGCGCGAGTTCTCCCGGTTCCACGGCCGCGTCGAGGTGGGCTACATGCTCGCCGAGGAGTTCATCGGCCGAGGCATCGGTACCCGCGCGGTGGCGATGATGCTGGAGCGCCTGTTCTCCACTCCCGAACTCCATCGCATCTGGCTCACCACCACGCCGGAGAACCTCGCCTCGCAGGCCGTGGCGCGCAAGCTGGGGTTCGTCCTGGAGGGGCTGTGGCGTGGGCACTGCATCGTCCAGGGACAGCGTAGGGATCAACAGATTTGGGGCCTCTTGCGGCCCGAGTGGGAAGCGCGGCACGGAGTGAAAGATCGATGAGACATCTGCTGAAGGGAACCCTCCTGGCGCTGTGTGCGCTGGTCTTCTCCTTGAGCGTCGCGAGCTGTCACGGCGGCGAGTCCCCTGCGAATCCCTGTGAAGGCGTGGTCTGTGGCGCTGGGCACTGCATGGCCAGCGACGGACGGCCCGCCTGTATGTGTGATGCGGGCTACCACGCGGACGGGCTCACCTGCGTCAAGGACAACGAGCCTCCAAAGAACCCCTGTGAGCCGAATCCGTGCCTCCAGCCAGGCCGCCGGATCTGCCTCGTCGTGGCAGACCGGGCCGTCTGTGGATGCGATCCGGGGACTGTGGAAGGACCGGGAGGCACGTGCGTCGTCCCCAACCCGTGCGATCCCAATCCCTGCACCCTGCCGAACAAGACGGAC is a genomic window of Hyalangium minutum containing:
- a CDS encoding GNAT family N-acetyltransferase encodes the protein MSPPEVKLVPALPEHLDAWIAMRNGPTSRRLLPLDDNNRESLLKRLREASSDVTDPHAKGFRWMVEVEGRIAGTVAAREFSRFHGRVEVGYMLAEEFIGRGIGTRAVAMMLERLFSTPELHRIWLTTTPENLASQAVARKLGFVLEGLWRGHCIVQGQRRDQQIWGLLRPEWEARHGVKDR